A stretch of DNA from Halobacteriovorax sp. JY17:
AGGCGAGAGACTCTAACGTCTTCAAATTATCACCAAAGATTTTAATTCCAATTTGAGTTTTAATCCCTGTTGAAATCATTGCTATTCTATTTTCAATAGGAAAGAGCCAAGCGTTTACAAGTCCAGGAACCTGTAACTTTAAATCTAGCTCATTCATAATATCGTAAATAGAAGTTCCACTTGGCCATTGATCTTCAGGTACAAGTTTGACAATAGTTTCAAACATCGCCACAGGAGCTGGATCAATTGCTGTATCAGCTCTCCCCAGCTTACCAATAGCATTCTCGACTAGGGGATGTGCCTTTAAAACCTTATCCGTATAGGCCAAGAGCTCTCTTGCCTTTGTCATACTCACATCGGGAGTCGTTACTGGCATATAGAGGATTTCCCCTTCATTAAGAGAAGGCATAAATTCCTTTCCAAGTCTTGTATATGAATAACATCCCAGAATAAAAATAATGAGAGGAAGAATCAAAAAAATTCTTCTATGCTCAAGAGTCCAATTTAAAATTGGCTTATAAGTGTTAACTAGAAATTTACTGACCTTATTCTTTTCTACAGGCCTTAATTCACCTTTTAGAAAGAATACTGACAGTGCTGGCACCAAAATAATGGCAACGACCACAGAGCCAAACATGGCGAGAGTTTTTGCCCAAGCGAGAGGACCAAATAACTTTCCCTCACTTCCTTCAAGAGCAAAGACTGGTAAGAAGGTTACAATAGTTGTCGCAACTGCCGTCAAAATGGCAGGGCCAACTTCCCTAGCAGAAGAAATGGTGATTTCGATACGCTCCCTTGCACTTGCAAGAGGCTTCTGAGCAAGACTAGAGTAAATATTCTCCGTCATGATAATTCCCATATCCACCATTGAACCAATAGCGATAACGAGACCAGATAAACTCATGACATTTGAATCGATATTTAAAACTTTCATGAGAATGAAACTAATACCCACACCAAAAGGAAGAGTTAATGTCACTAAGACAGAAGACTTAAAGTGCAAGAGAAAGAGAAGAATAACAATGACAGTGATAATAATCTCTTGAGAAAGAGAGCTATAAACAGTTCCCATAGTTCTCTCTATAACTTCTGTTCGATCATAGAAGGGAACTAACTTCACACCTTTAGGAAGACCTTGTTCTACGGTTTTAATTTTCTTTTTAACTTTATCTATTACTTCCTTTGGATTTTCCCCAAAGCGCATGGTCACCACACCGCCAACGGATTCAACCCCATTCTTATCTAGCGCGCCCCTTCTAAAGGCCGGGCCAAGATGAACAGAGGCGAGATCACTCACCCTAATAGGAGACTTATTTTTTACCGCTACGACGACGTTTTCAATATCTGCCAGAGATTTAAAGAAACCCTTACCTCTCACGATAAATTCTCTATCTCCGTCTTCTATAACTTCTGCGCCAACGTCAATATTGCTCTCACCAATGGCCTTAACAAGCGCTGAGAAATGGATATCAAAAGCGATGAGTTTATTAGGGTCCACATCAATTTGATATTCTTTTACAAAGCCGCCAATACTTGCGACTTCGCTTACTCCTTCTACACTTTGTAAGAGGTAGCGAATATAGAAGTCTTGAATAGATCTAAGCTCCGCTAAAGATTTTGGATTACTAGCTGTTGGATCATTCTCAACTGTGTACCAAAAAACTTGTCCAAGCCCTGTGGCATCAGGCCCCATCTTAGGGGTTACACCTGGAGGAAGTTCTTTAGAAGTTGTTGAAAGCTTCTCTAGGACTCGGCTTCTACTCCAATAGAAGTCAACATCATCATTGAAAATAATATAGATAATAGAGAATCCAAATGCTGAAGTTCCTCTAATATTTTTTACGCCAGGAAGTCCCTGCATCATTACACTTAAAGGATAAGTCACCTGTTCTTCAATATCTTTAGGAGATCTTCCCGCCCATTCTGTAAAAACGATTTGTTGGTTTTCACCAATATCAGGAATCGCATCAACTCTTGCTGTCTTTAGAGAGAAAATAGAGAGAAGCGCTATAAAACAAAAAATGATAACGACATAAGCTCTCTTTCTAATGGAGAATTCAATAAGATTTTGAATCATAGATCACTCATCTCTTCATAACCCCCAAAGAGTTGCGCTTGTGCATCGAGAAGGAAGTTACCTTCAATTACAACTTCTTCTCCTTCCTTTAATCCGTCTTTTATTTCTACATAGCCATCAGATTCAAACCCCGAAGAGATAGTCTTTGCTCTAAATTCCTTATCGCTTACTTTAACCCAGACAACTTTTCTCTTTCCCGTATCGATAATGGCACTTCTTGGAACCACTAGAGGTGAACCTCTTAAATCTATTTTTAAAACAGCATTCGCAATCATTCCAGGTTTTAATTTTCCACTTGAGTTTTTAATAGTTGCTCTAACCTTTAATGTTCTAGACTTAGAGTCGAGAACAGGATTTATAAAGTCGATGACTCCGGTAACAAACTCACCAGGAAGAGAAGTAAACTCAAGCTCTACTTTCTGTCCTATTTCTACAAGTGTTGCCTCTCTCTCATAGACATCCATCTCTACCCACACATCAGAGAGATCAGAGAGATCAAAGAAGTTTTGCCCTTCCTTAAAATAGCTTCCAACAGAAGCATTTCTCTTTCTTACTATTCCTGTTGTATTTGAAAAAATTGTAATCTTCTTTGGAACCTTCTTCTGTTTATACCAAGATTCATATTGTTCCGATCGAATTCCCCAGAGCTTCAATCTCTCCTCAGTTTGAGAGACCATTTCTTTGAACTCACGACTTTTAGAATTCTTAGAACTATCCCTTGCCAGTAGATACTCCTCGCCAGCAGTGATGAGTTTAGGACTGTAAATATCTACAACAGGATCACCTTCCTTCACAAAACTTCCTGTGGACTTCACATAGACTTTTTCAACCCTTCCACCAATTCGTGCAGGAATACTACTCTCTTTCTCTTCTGATTGAAGAACAGAGCCAAGTAACCTCACCTTCTTTGTCATCAACATACTTGTCACAGGAAAGTACGACGGTTTGAAGTGACCTAGCTGGGCCTTTCTAAGTTTTACACTAGCAACTACTGCCGAAGCGTTAGAATTATGGACTCTCACCATCATTGTCCCATCAATTGGGCACTCTTCCTCTACTTCACTCTTAACTTCTGGGTGGTCTTTACACTGCCATACCACGGCCTTTGGAGCTTCCTCACTATGTAAGTGATTTTCATGAGAAGATTCTTCTACTTCAACCTTAGTTAAATTCATATGACAGATAGGGCACTTACCAGGTTTACTTTCTTTAACACTAGGGTGCATAGAACACGTGTAATAGCTAGAGACCTTACTGGACGAAGCCTTACTCTCCATAGGAGTTTCACTCTTAGAGCACCCAAGAAATAATATGAGAAATAGGCAATAGATTAATTTATTCACTGAGCTTTTCCCCTAACGTATATTTTAAAGCGACTTTAAATGAATCCCTCTTTGAGAGAAGGTCACTCTTTAATATGAGTATATTTTGTAATTTTAATTCCGACTGAAGAAGCTCAAGATAGCTAGAGTTTCCAAGACCGTAGGACTTAGAAGTAATCGCTCTAGAATTCTTTGCAAATTTAATCATCTTAGAGTTTAAAATAAAGAGATCTTTTTCAGCCTTACTTATTTCATACTTTAAGATTTCGGAATCTCTATTTTTCTTTTTCTCATAATTTTCAAATTCTTTCTTCGCTGTATACTTTTCAAAAACAGCACTTCCTTTCTTGGAATACTTATCTCCAGAAAATGGAAGTGGAAAGCTCACCGAGGCCCCAACAAAATCTCCCCGCCCATCGATATCAGATCTCTTAGTATAACCTAGAGAGAAGGTAATATCGGGAATATAGTCTTTATTAGCAGCGGAGAGAGCGAGATCCTTTGCTTGAACCTTAGATTGTAGAGAGAGTTCCTTAAAGTCTTTACTCTCTTTGTTCTCTTTATTCAAAATATGCCAAGGGATTGTTCCTTCTTTAATTCGTGAGAACTTTTCTCCTAAGAGATACTTAAGACCATTTTTAATTTTTAAGAGTTCAAACTCTCTACTATTTAATTGAATCTCAACTTCAGACTTTCTTATTTGAATTTCTAGAATAGCTTGTTGAGAAGTTTTACCATTCACATAGAGCTTCTTACTTACTTTAAGAATCTTTTCTAACCAGAGAAGATTTTCTTTTAAGATTTCTCTTTCTTCATTTGTCTTTCTCTTTAAAATAAGAATCTCCCAAAGAGACCTTGTAAGCCTTCTTTTTAAGTCCCCCGCTTCGAACTCATAGGATTTAGAAAGCTCTCTAAAAGAGTCTTCAATTACTCCATACTTATTTGTAAGAGATATTTTTTGAGATATACCAAACTCAACTCCTGTCATAGGAGTTTCATCTCTCTTTAAAGAGTCTTTTGGAAAATTCTTCGCGGCGACCTTAAACATGGGATCACCCCATGATCCCTTTGAAGCGCCTACCTCTTTCGTAGAGTTTGACATCCCTATTATAGATTCCACACTTGAGTGCGAGCTTAGGATCTCTACCGCTTCATTAAAAGTGAGCGCAAAGGAATTCAGAGATAGCATCAATAAAAAACAAATTTTCAACATAGTAAATTTCTCAAGAGGGTTACTTAAGTACATATACTGGATAATACGAGAGCAAAGAGGTTTTTGTGACAAAGGGAGGAAGAAATCCTCCCTTTTGTATGTAACTTATTAGAATTTAAACATTGAAGGTAGCGGAAGAACAAATGCCTCTCCCATTGAAGGAAGTGACTTAAGATTTCCGTCTACAATAACGTCTGCAACTTGCTCTCTTGAAGTAGAGATTGAGTCTTCAACACTTCTTGTATTTGAAAGAATTCCGGCCTGAACAGCACGCCCTGTATTTACAAGACCACCAGTTACAACTTTATCAGTTAGGTAGTTCTTGTAATCAACAGTTCCCATGATGATCTTCTTAATATCAACAGGAGCAAGTGATGGGTTAGCATCTTTTACTCTCGCAGCGATATTTGCAACATATGGTGCCGCTTGTGAAGTTCCAGAAACTTTAACATACTCATCACCTGGAGCCGTAGAAAGAATTCCTACACCAGGAGCTGCAACATCAACCATTCCCTTTCCGTAGTTAGAAAAAGGAGCGATAGCAAGTCTTCCCATTGTTGCGGCAACAGAAATAACATTATCAGATTGAATATTTGTTGGAGAAGTTGGGAACTTGTCATTATCAAGTCCGTCGTTACCAGCAGCAAAGACGAATAGAGTATTTGGAGCAGCTTCAACTAATCTAGCGTTCTCTCTAACAGCAGCCTCTAGAAAAACAATACTTAACTCATGATTAAGCTCAGGAGTTGGGTCTTTTCTAAAGAGAGTCTTATAAAGCATTGCTGTGATTTGCATGGCCTGTGGATAACCAGTTCCAAACGATCCGTTAGCTACGTCGGCCTTATGTCCGTCTACATAGTAACCAATCTCTTCCATCATTGCCGCTTGTTGATTCGCAAGAAGCTCTAGACCTTTCTTAAACATTTTAAGAGCAAAACTATCTTTCTTAGAAATCTTATCTTGTCCCGGAAGCTTCACTTCAGTTGGGATAAGTTTTACTGCAAGAATTTTTGCTTGATCAGCTTTCTTTGCAGCGATACCAGCAACGTGAGTTCCATGCATGAAGTTACCGTAAATAGAAATTCTCTTGATAAAAGCTTCATCTTTAACAATTTCTCTTGCCCACTGCTTTTCTTCTTCAGTCGCAGTTCCTCTCATACTTTTCTCTTGAACAACAAAGAATTTTCTGATGTCTTCGTTTAGAGTTCCAAGATATTTGTAATCAATAATTTGGTTATTACTTTCAGCGAAGTTCCAACCATTGATATCATCTTGATAACCATTTCTATCTTCATCTCTATTATTATTTGGGATTTCAACAGAATTGATCCATGCTTTTGGAGCAAGCTCTTTGTGCTTTAGATCTGTACCAGAATCGATAATGGCAACAGTCGAAGCTAATGTACTAAATGAAAATAAAAGACCGAGTCCTAGGGCCATTTTCTTCATGGGAACCTCCTATGGGAACATATAATTATCCGTCTATAGATAACTTGAAATAAATAAATTTAACGTTAATATTATTGAAAATAAACAAGTTAGAGTCTTGTTAAAAAACCTTTCATTTGCTG
This window harbors:
- a CDS encoding CusA/CzcA family heavy metal efflux RND transporter; its protein translation is MIQNLIEFSIRKRAYVVIIFCFIALLSIFSLKTARVDAIPDIGENQQIVFTEWAGRSPKDIEEQVTYPLSVMMQGLPGVKNIRGTSAFGFSIIYIIFNDDVDFYWSRSRVLEKLSTTSKELPPGVTPKMGPDATGLGQVFWYTVENDPTASNPKSLAELRSIQDFYIRYLLQSVEGVSEVASIGGFVKEYQIDVDPNKLIAFDIHFSALVKAIGESNIDVGAEVIEDGDREFIVRGKGFFKSLADIENVVVAVKNKSPIRVSDLASVHLGPAFRRGALDKNGVESVGGVVTMRFGENPKEVIDKVKKKIKTVEQGLPKGVKLVPFYDRTEVIERTMGTVYSSLSQEIIITVIVILLFLLHFKSSVLVTLTLPFGVGISFILMKVLNIDSNVMSLSGLVIAIGSMVDMGIIMTENIYSSLAQKPLASARERIEITISSAREVGPAILTAVATTIVTFLPVFALEGSEGKLFGPLAWAKTLAMFGSVVVAIILVPALSVFFLKGELRPVEKNKVSKFLVNTYKPILNWTLEHRRIFLILPLIIFILGCYSYTRLGKEFMPSLNEGEILYMPVTTPDVSMTKARELLAYTDKVLKAHPLVENAIGKLGRADTAIDPAPVAMFETIVKLVPEDQWPSGTSIYDIMNELDLKLQVPGLVNAWLFPIENRIAMISTGIKTQIGIKIFGDNLKTLESLASKIGALIEKVDGGYGIYAEKITGKPYIEFDIDRVAASRYGINTGTINRILQTAVGGMSIGQFIEGRERYPIRVRYKKELRDRIDELKKVLVPSPLGQHIPLEQLAEIKVVTGPAAIQSENGMLRSLVLLNVQGRDLIGFVEEAKLLVEKEIELPKGYSISWAGQYENQVRSNNRLLLLIPFALLINLFLIFLGIKNLRNSAIIFSAVPVAFSGGLILLWIGGFNTSVAVWVGFIALFGIAVDDGVVMMTYLQESIKNTVPKNWTELKQCIIEAGSRRIRPLVMTTTTTVVALIPIMWSTSTGSEVMKPMAIPTLGGMLVASITLFIVPVVFSYFEQKKIRAYISTD
- a CDS encoding efflux RND transporter periplasmic adaptor subunit, which gives rise to MNKLIYCLFLILFLGCSKSETPMESKASSSKVSSYYTCSMHPSVKESKPGKCPICHMNLTKVEVEESSHENHLHSEEAPKAVVWQCKDHPEVKSEVEEECPIDGTMMVRVHNSNASAVVASVKLRKAQLGHFKPSYFPVTSMLMTKKVRLLGSVLQSEEKESSIPARIGGRVEKVYVKSTGSFVKEGDPVVDIYSPKLITAGEEYLLARDSSKNSKSREFKEMVSQTEERLKLWGIRSEQYESWYKQKKVPKKITIFSNTTGIVRKRNASVGSYFKEGQNFFDLSDLSDVWVEMDVYEREATLVEIGQKVELEFTSLPGEFVTGVIDFINPVLDSKSRTLKVRATIKNSSGKLKPGMIANAVLKIDLRGSPLVVPRSAIIDTGKRKVVWVKVSDKEFRAKTISSGFESDGYVEIKDGLKEGEEVVIEGNFLLDAQAQLFGGYEEMSDL
- a CDS encoding TolC family protein, which translates into the protein MESIIGMSNSTKEVGASKGSWGDPMFKVAAKNFPKDSLKRDETPMTGVEFGISQKISLTNKYGVIEDSFRELSKSYEFEAGDLKRRLTRSLWEILILKRKTNEEREILKENLLWLEKILKVSKKLYVNGKTSQQAILEIQIRKSEVEIQLNSREFELLKIKNGLKYLLGEKFSRIKEGTIPWHILNKENKESKDFKELSLQSKVQAKDLALSAANKDYIPDITFSLGYTKRSDIDGRGDFVGASVSFPLPFSGDKYSKKGSAVFEKYTAKKEFENYEKKKNRDSEILKYEISKAEKDLFILNSKMIKFAKNSRAITSKSYGLGNSSYLELLQSELKLQNILILKSDLLSKRDSFKVALKYTLGEKLSE
- a CDS encoding S8 family serine peptidase, whose protein sequence is MKKMALGLGLLFSFSTLASTVAIIDSGTDLKHKELAPKAWINSVEIPNNNRDEDRNGYQDDINGWNFAESNNQIIDYKYLGTLNEDIRKFFVVQEKSMRGTATEEEKQWAREIVKDEAFIKRISIYGNFMHGTHVAGIAAKKADQAKILAVKLIPTEVKLPGQDKISKKDSFALKMFKKGLELLANQQAAMMEEIGYYVDGHKADVANGSFGTGYPQAMQITAMLYKTLFRKDPTPELNHELSIVFLEAAVRENARLVEAAPNTLFVFAAGNDGLDNDKFPTSPTNIQSDNVISVAATMGRLAIAPFSNYGKGMVDVAAPGVGILSTAPGDEYVKVSGTSQAAPYVANIAARVKDANPSLAPVDIKKIIMGTVDYKNYLTDKVVTGGLVNTGRAVQAGILSNTRSVEDSISTSREQVADVIVDGNLKSLPSMGEAFVLPLPSMFKF